AGTGACAGTGACGTACAAACGCGCCAATAGTCATGAAATGACGATGCTGTCTGTTATCCAGCAGACACGATTACCTATCGAGTTGTTACTAATCACGAGGTCTTACAGATAACCCAACGTTCATAACCTATCATGTATAAAGTCATTTTCGCTAACATCTCCCGGCCATGCAACTGAGCCATGAATAATCGTTATATAATTCTTCTGTAACACGCATCAGCTCAACCATATTCGACTAATCAGAATATTTACTAAAATCACTAAATGAAGTAAGAGCAGCTGAATTCTATTCagatgattaaaaaataaaCATGTAAATAACGGCTGTTCACGAAACCCATGAATGAAGTTAAAATTCCGTTGAATTTAATGCAGTACTCTTTCATAAAGTAGTTGTAACTAACGTTTACAAATGTTTCATATCGTATACGTTGATTTATTGCGAGTTACTACTCTGTTCTATTGCGTAAAATGACAGAACCATGGAAATAGTGCAAATCAAATCTATGAATCGTAAGAAAATAATGGTATCAAGACTAAATACGGTACGATTCATAACCTATTCGTAACTCCCGCCATTTCTTTGCTGCTTCCACGTTCTCTCTCGACGAATCCGCGCTTGCGTCACAGAGTATCTACGACTACTGGATATAATATTCGTCGTATTTACTACGTAACTGCGTAATCAGAGCACATCGTCGATATACGTATCAATCGGTAAAATGGAAACGAATTACGCCTTCGCTAGAATATGTCGATGGCCAGTAAGTTGGAGCATATCGCGATGAACACCATACGTAACCTAACGTCGTTGCATTTTTTTCTTGCTTTACAATTAATGGAATGAATGATCGTAAATAGacacgataataataataataacgatgtCGCGAACTATTTAGAGGCAACTACACGATCATGGTTCCACGTGATATGCTACTGCCACTGCGCGAAGACGCCACGCCACACGAATGATTTCTATGGGCCGCGAGAGAGTAGAAGATACCGGCATTTTCGCCGCCAAGTTTTCTGGCCGTCATGTATCGGCTAAAAATGAAACAGCTCCTATTGGGAAACGCGTAAAACGACAGGATCCGATTTAAGATAAAAAATCGTGACGATGTTTTCTCGAAAGTTCGTAACGTCGCACAGCATACTACGAAAGAATAGGGAGGCAAGAGACATGGGTATATAATACATGGCGTTGCCGCTGGCTGCGAGCGTGGGGTTCTTGAGGGAAAGAGAGACAGAGCAGAACACACGACAGACTCGAGGACAAGGggagcagagagagagagatcgaGAGGGGGGAGAGCAAGAGAGAAGGGCAGGAAGGGAGGGAGAGCAAGATGGGAAAGGGGGAAGGAGAGGGAggaaaggagagagagagagagagagagagagagagagagagagaaaaagagaggaaaGCAAGGAAGGAAGCCTTCGGCGCGGTGTTTATTCACGCAGATCGGTAAACAATTTTAGAGCAACACGTCGCGACCTGAAAGAGATATGTGCTAGTCTATCGATCGTCCGTCAGACACGATTAACCCTCTTACAACGAATTATCGATCAATTACGACACAGAAAGAGCGAGAGAGAAGTAGCGAAAGGAGAGGAAGAAGGGAGGGAGAAGATGGAACGAGCGAgcaagcgagagagagagagagagagagagagagagagagagagcacaATGAACGCGGGCTTGGTTCGGGCGCCATAATGGAAACCCACAGCGGTGGTGGTGGCGGCAGCGACAGTGTTCAGAAAAATGCGCGGGATGCCCGCTTTTCCCACCTATGATACTGATATTTTAGGTTAAAACTGTCCTCCATCTTGTACATCGAACGGAGCACGATGTAAATCACAGCAATGATaaagtatcctcaatactctgcgtGGGTTAATCGTATTCGGAAAACGCATAATAGCAAGAGCGTACGAAACGAGCACATGGCGCTAGTAGCCACGATATCCCGCCCGAATTGTACGCTCGGATTATCGGTGAAGTACGAATGGAACTAGGATGTTTCCTATGTTAGACAGTAACGAGAAATGCAGGTCGGCAATTATGCATGGCATTGTAATAACAGGGGTGATCAACCGAACGAAGGATCGAGCTCGTGTTAGCCACGCGAAATACGATGgcgtccctctctctctctcacacacACTCTGCTCGAATCGGAAAAATATCGCGTTCACGCGTTACGAAGCATTTGGGAAGATTCGAGCGGAAGAAATTGGCGCGTCTCTCGACACCTCAGAAAATATGGAATCCAACGAAAATGCCGGCCGGCGCTCTATCTTCCTCTGTGCCGTCAGTCGTTCGAAACGCATACTCGACTGCCCGCCCACCCGCCTTCTCGAGAATACAACAGCATTATCGATAAAAATTTCGAAAGCTTCGTCTTTCTTACGATGAGAAACGCGTGCAAATGGTAGAAGCAAGGGATTCATCGAACGGAGAAACGCTATCAAGATTACGCGATACTCGGAGTTCAGTTTGTATTCCGAATGCGATGATTTCGTGAAATCGTAGACGATGCCGTGACCGAGCAGCGTGGCGCGGAAGCGTGGTAGAAGCCGGCGTGTAGTACGTGCTTTCGTGTATAGGTATACGTGTATGCTTACGTGCGACCGCGTCAATTGATAATAGCGATGATATTTCGAGAAATCGAGtgggaaaggaaaaaaaaacaaaatcgaCTCACCTCGGCCGGCCTCTTGATTCCTTTGATCTCACACTTCGCGTCCCCGGAAGCCTTGTCGTTCTCGGTCACCTTCTCGACAGCGACCTCGTTGTTTTCCTTGGTACTCATGGTGAATAGATGCGCGTTGAGTAAGATGTCTGCGTGCCCGCTTACAAAACGGAGGAAAAAGATAGAACGTTGCGTACGTACACGTAACGAAACTCCGTGTCCTCGCGCGGCGTCGGTTTCCGGCGAAATGCCCGAGAGAGCAGCGTCGTCAGGCGAAAACCCAAGGGGCAAAGGAGgggagaagagagaagagagagggGAAAGGAGGGTGAGACAGAGTCGAACCAGTCAGGAGTGGAGAGTGCCGTATACTGACGACTGTGGCGCGAATAGCGCAAAGCGGACTACTACCCGGTCTCGGCTCGCTCCTAGCACAGCCAACCTGGCTTTGTTCAAAAATGAAGATGGCGCGGGTTTGAAACTCGATAAATGCCTGATTGGTTGAAACCTCAATGCCTTTTCGGGAGCTGCCACTGCACCTAAATGGGAACATCATACAGCCGCATAATCTTTTATTATTTCCTGTAAATGTTTTCGACGTAATGCATCCATCAGacttataaataaaattaaattcttcGGAGGACGAGGGGTTCGAGAGTTCGTGGACTCGATTTGCCGTCTGGTTCGAGGCTAAGTCGCTCGATTCAAATAAGCTCTGACGCTATGAAACACTTATATCCTTTTTGAACGCCCTCTTTAAACTATTCGATGAATGTAtggcataaaataaatatttttcacggaaaaatttcattatttttctatacaatacaaataaactaTTTTTATCACGTTCTTTACGACAACGTGTTGCATGGAATGTGGCGGGAATTATTCTATGGACAAAAAAAGTCAGACTTTTCAAGCAAACCAACCACAAAATGTCTATTATCCAGAATTCAATATGAAATATACTGTATTCTAAATACAGTAAATCTGTCATTATATAAAACAGATTTCTACCTCTACCATTATAGAATTACTAATAAAGTATTAGTTAAAAATCAATCGCGATAAGAGTTTCGATCATTGACATAAGAATTACCCTAATTTTTCGAAATCACTGATATATCCTATAGCTATAATTAAATAATGGAGGAAAAGTGGTTAGATCTTCATAGCGTCTTCTTCCTCGTAGGAAACAGTGTATTACGTCTTTACTCTTAATGTTATTTTGGATATTCAAGTATTCTGTATTACTgctgtaaaataaataattacacgTATAGGAAACAATGATAAAAGAAACATTATAACATAATTGCTATTATTGATTGGATGCCTTATACATTAAACCAATTTCGATGCCAGCTGTTAATGGCGTATATGCAatcgaaattttatttttcaaacaattggaaacgatcatattcGCATTTTGTATAATTTTAGATAAAATGAATTTTACGAAACAATGTTATGTTATATAAggttataatatttatacactttaatataaaaatatataaagtttCTAAATTTTGTATGACGTATTATAGTATGCGCAAGCGCGTCATGTGTATATTCTCCAACTTCCGGTTGAGATACGTTTCCTTTTCTTTCTAAACATCCAAGATGGTAGGTAAACCTTCCCTTCGAAATAAGTGTGATTAATCCATATTTATGTTTGTAATCTTTTAGAAATATCACTTTTAAGACTCAACGTTACTATACAAATTTTATCTTCTTAAAGATGaactaaatattttatattttcatgaAATGTAAGAAAATGTAGCAGCAAAAACATAACCTCAAAAAGTGACAAACTAAATGACAAAATTTTTATTACTGAAAAAAGAAATCATACTTGTTAAATATTACATTCAATACAAATCAGTCAAAAAATGATTTAAAGTGTATCATTATTCATGTGCACAAAAGCAATTCTTATACTCGACGTAATTTACAAAATTGTTGTGTTCAGGTGAACGTACCGAAACAAAGACGCACTTTTTGCAAAAAGTGCAAAGTTCATAAGCCACACAAAGTAACCCAATACAAGAAAAGCAAAGAACGACATGCATCTCAAGGTAGAAGACGTTACGATCGTAAACAGCAAGGTTTTGGTGGTCAGACTAAACCTATATTCAGAAAGAAGGTATGtctaatatttattaaatatttactaaAGACTATTTAATATCATATGATTTGTATTCATTCATCACTGTATTTCTTTTAGGCAAAAACCACAAAGAAAATTGTCTTAAGGATGGAATGCACAGAGTGCAAATATAGGAAACAAATTCCTCTTAAAAGATGTAAGCATTTTGAACTAGGAGGTGACAAAAAAAGGAAGGTAAGCATATATAACATTAACTCAAAATTGATTTCAAGATTTATATACGATTTCAATCTTGTTTAATGTTTTTGGATTTTTTTCAGGGACAAATGATCCAGTTCTAGGGTGAAGTTATGTACATTTAACTTTTCTGtatgtatttaataaaaaatgaaataaatcttTTGGAATTTATGAAgttgtttattttattaattattttataatgtaaaaatatttctCACGTTTAACACTGGAATATGTCTAAATATTTAATCTCCATCATTTTCATTATTATTCGTAGACTTCAGTTTATTGTTTATTTGCTGGGAGTCACTGTTAAGATAAGAAGTAGGAGCTGTGTAAGTATTGAATTGAGCAATAGTGTGGAATGTAATGTAAAATTAGTGAAAAAAAGTTATTGAAATTGTTGTGTACTATCATAAAGTGTTCCCATATTTATACTGAAATGTTGCACTTCATCTATACTTTTTTGTGTTcaatatattttagtgtatcaggatattataataataatgataatcttTATTAGCAAAGTTTAATTTTGAACTATcaagttttaaaatattttaaacttaCTCTAATATAGATGAATCTAATCCTTCTTGTTCCATTTTTAACTTAACTGCTTCCTTTGGCACACCAAAATGtaccattttaaaatatttttcataccgTGGATCTTTATTTGCTGGTTTTTCATCAGTCTGTATACTTTCAGAGCATTCTTGCAATGCAGTATTTGACTCATTTATCTTAGATACATTTTCCTCTTCTTTTTTATTGTCTTGGCTTTCAGGAGGCTCCTTTGCATCCTGAGTATCTTGTTCCAAGACAGGAACAGACGATAACTATGCAAAGTAAATAAATTACACAAggcattaaaaaattttaaatatattcaatTGTACTACTCACATTTCTCTCTACCTAATAATACACAGACTGTTACATACCCAAGATTCTAGAATCTCTAGTGAAGCTTCTATTCGTTGTAACttattttcaaattcaaataatCTTTCTTCACATGATAATGCAAACTTATTAAGAAATGTTACAGTATGCAcaataaaatgattaataaatgaaatagtcCTTTTTTGATTAATTGCTGGAACCTAAAGAACAGAACGGTATAATTACGATTAAGGAAATAATTCTCTTTTGCAGTATGCGAatatgaaaacaaaaaaaaaaaaaagaaaaaagaaaaaaaacaagTAGCTGCACCTTCGTATAATCGATAGTTGGTTCAATTATCGGaattttgtaatcattcattgtattcaTCGTATCTTTCGAATATTGATTCATGGGTCGATGGTGTATGTACAATACACTATGAACATCGAAATTTTTCAACTATAGCAAATACACATATTTCCTTGTTAAACACTCTGTGAATAACATACGAACGACGGGGTGTTTAAAAAATCGATTAcagcataaattacctaaaaatTCACGAGTCACAAGAATCGAATGGAAGTATTTTAAAGGCATTATGTTCGAAATCGACATTCATTAACGATTTTAATCTGTTAGCAGCTTTGTCACATaactacgactattacgatatgTAATAAAACCAACAAATGTTAGTGGACTCAATTTGATCGTTTGTAATAGTTCTGTACCGTATTTCGATTAACCGTATGACAGTTCATGTAACGTGTTGTGCGGCAATCAATTTGTAACCGAACTTGCACTTTAAGAGACACAGCTTGGAAGTGGATGCCTTACGTATCATGTGTGTTTTAGGTTACTCGTTCAATCAGAATTTATCCAACAAAATTGTTTGCTATAAGTCGATAAAGCAGAATATGCGCTGACAGCGTGAACAAGAACTTTTTAGTGGTTGCACAAATTGGACTTATAGGTTGGATGTGGATCTAGTAAACGCGGCCGATCTGTTGTCAGTGGGAATTAACTGTATGGAGATTACGGGGACAAGcattattttttgaaaaatgGAATCACCACCTGACCTGGAGACCGTTTACCAGGCTGTATATTCTTTGTATAATAATTCGAATCCTTCGGGACCAGGAAAAAGTTCTCAATGGTTGGACGAATTACAAAAATCGGTGAGCTAAATTTTAGCGGTCTTTTTCTAATTACTATCGCAGATTTTCTGTTTTTATGTACcttatatgtattgtattttgttagTACATTGATCGTATGTTAATAAAATGATCAGCAAATATGTTTGAAGAAAAACGTAAAAACTATTAGTTAAGAAATGTAAATATATGAAACAGGTTCTAACCTTAGCTGAAGACTATTCTTAAATTATAATTCATTTATAATATTGTGTGTAATCCCCTAATAAGTATATGAAGTCAAAAAGTATCACACAATACAATTGAGATTCATGAATTGTTGTTTTAGGTCTTTGCATGGAAGATAGCTGATGAAATGCTGCAGCAAAAACGAGACGTTCAGTCTTGTTATTTTGCTGCACAAACAATGCGtactaaaatacaattatgttTTCAAGAATTACCTTCAGAAGCTCATGTTTCATTGAGAGATTCATTAATGAATCACATATCACAAACCAATGAGCATACCAATTCTGCTATTGTTACACAGGTTTAGTTATTTCTTTATAGATAGAGAAAATTACTATGTGATTAACAAATGTGTAAACCATAATCAAAATTTATTGTTATAGCTTTGTTTAGCATTGGCAGATCTTGCATTACAAATGTCTTCTTGGCAAAAACCAGTTGTGGATTTAATTAACAGATTTGGTAGTTCAACTAGTAGTTTATGGCCATTGCTTGAAGTGATGACAGTATTACCAGAAGAAGTAAACTCAAGATCTCTTAGGTATAAGACTTTACTAGTGTttaagaaaaaatgaaaaatattcaagCGTACTAAATTGATTTCTAATTAAAATTATGTTATATAGGCTAGGAGCAAATCGTAGACAGCATATATTAGTTGAACTTAATGCAAGTGCAGACACAGTAACAGAATTTTTAGTGAGTGGTCAATATTCatcaaatttatattttcctTATTTTCCAATATGATAACTTTCATTAAATTTTCAGAAAATGTGTCTAAAAAATGGTGGAGAAAATGTACAAATTCGTATTACAATTCTTAGATGTTTTACCAGTTGGATTGCAGTTCATGCTATACCCCTTGTACCTACAAGTGATGTCATTGTATATACTCTTCAAGTGAGTATTTTCAatcaataatataataatgtttatttaggaatttcaaataaaatattacacATGGATTTTAGATACTTGGAAATCACATGACTGGATCTCAATTACATGAAGCAGCTGCAGATTGCATATGTGTCATTCTGCAAGTCCTAGAAGAAGACAGTAATAACAACCGCGATAATAATAGTGAATCGAGTATACAATTACAACAGTTGCAACTGTGTCTTTTCACTAGTGTAATGGCTTTGGAACAACCATATCATTTATCTGTTG
The Calliopsis andreniformis isolate RMS-2024a chromosome 8, iyCalAndr_principal, whole genome shotgun sequence DNA segment above includes these coding regions:
- the Ccdc53 gene encoding coiled-coil domain containing 53 isoform X1, encoding MNCHTVNRNTLKNFDVHSVLYIHHRPMNQYSKDTMNTMNDYKIPIIEPTIDYTKVPAINQKRTISFINHFIVHTVTFLNKFALSCEERLFEFENKLQRIEASLEILESWLSSVPVLEQDTQDAKEPPESQDNKKEEENVSKINESNTALQECSESIQTDEKPANKDPRYEKYFKMVHFGVPKEAVKLKMEQEGLDSSILDDSQQINNKLKSTNNNENDGD
- the Ccdc53 gene encoding coiled-coil domain containing 53 isoform X3; translated protein: MNCHTVNRNTVPAINQKRTISFINHFIVHTVTFLNKFALSCEERLFEFENKLQRIEASLEILESWLSSVPVLEQDTQDAKEPPESQDNKKEEENVSKINESNTALQECSESIQTDEKPANKDPRYEKYFKMVHFGVPKEAVKLKMEQEGLDSSILDDSQQINNKLKSTNNNENDGD
- the Rpl36a gene encoding ribosomal protein L36A, which gives rise to MVNVPKQRRTFCKKCKVHKPHKVTQYKKSKERHASQGRRRYDRKQQGFGGQTKPIFRKKAKTTKKIVLRMECTECKYRKQIPLKRCKHFELGGDKKRKGQMIQF
- the Ccdc53 gene encoding coiled-coil domain containing 53 isoform X2; this encodes MNQYSKDTMNTMNDYKIPIIEPTIDYTKVPAINQKRTISFINHFIVHTVTFLNKFALSCEERLFEFENKLQRIEASLEILESWLSSVPVLEQDTQDAKEPPESQDNKKEEENVSKINESNTALQECSESIQTDEKPANKDPRYEKYFKMVHFGVPKEAVKLKMEQEGLDSSILDDSQQINNKLKSTNNNENDGD